A stretch of the Nitratireductor thuwali genome encodes the following:
- a CDS encoding sigma-70 family RNA polymerase sigma factor — translation MAAAKGFREGLLEAVPTLRAFAVSLSKNADRADDLVQETLVKAWDKQASFQPGTNLKAWLFTILRNEFYSQMRKRKREVEDSDGSITARLSVHPGQEGSADLADFRKALALLPEDQREAIILIGASGFSYEEAAEICGCAVGTIKSRVSRARSRLQEILSIEGEADFGPDAISTQVTNSAALA, via the coding sequence ATGGCGGCGGCAAAAGGTTTTCGAGAGGGGCTGCTGGAAGCCGTCCCCACGTTGCGGGCATTCGCCGTTTCGCTGTCGAAGAACGCGGACCGGGCCGACGACCTCGTCCAGGAGACGCTTGTAAAGGCCTGGGACAAGCAGGCCAGTTTCCAGCCGGGAACGAATCTGAAGGCGTGGCTTTTCACAATACTTCGCAACGAATTCTACTCGCAGATGCGCAAGCGCAAGCGCGAAGTCGAAGATTCCGACGGCAGCATCACTGCCCGCCTGTCGGTCCATCCGGGTCAGGAGGGTTCGGCGGATCTTGCCGATTTCCGCAAGGCGCTCGCTCTTCTCCCGGAAGATCAGCGCGAGGCGATCATCCTTATCGGAGCCTCCGGCTTTTCCTATGAGGAAGCTGCCGAGATCTGCGGCTGTGCCGTAGGAACCATCAAGAGCCGCGTCAGCCGCGCCAGGAGCCGCCTTCAGGAAATACTGTCCATCGAGGGCGAGGCTGACTTCGGACCGGATGCCATCAGCACACAAGTCACCAACTCAGCTGCTCTCGCGTGA
- a CDS encoding Crp/Fnr family transcriptional regulator — MDATNHRPRQQVSCDACPLRKRQEFRDFSEDELAFMRRFKRGELTIDKGAAILQEGAHTPHLYTVLSGWAFRYKMMRDGRRQIVNYAMPGDMIGLQGSLMGEMQHSVEALSPMTLCVFERAELFGLFTRSPELAYDVTWIASREECMLDENLLTVGRRTAQEKIAYLVVFLWSRSVACGLTGRNVVDITLTQQHVADTLGLSLVHTNKMIRKLAERKLLTWSDGGCRILDLERLRRLAQWDDAIPAKRPFL, encoded by the coding sequence TTGGACGCGACTAACCACCGGCCTCGCCAGCAGGTTTCCTGCGATGCCTGTCCATTGCGCAAACGGCAGGAATTCCGGGACTTCAGCGAGGACGAGCTGGCGTTCATGAGGAGGTTCAAACGCGGCGAACTCACCATCGACAAGGGAGCTGCCATCCTCCAGGAGGGCGCCCACACGCCGCATCTTTATACGGTGCTTTCCGGGTGGGCATTCCGCTACAAGATGATGCGCGACGGCCGCCGCCAGATCGTCAATTACGCGATGCCCGGAGACATGATCGGGTTGCAGGGCAGCCTGATGGGCGAGATGCAACACTCGGTGGAAGCCCTGTCGCCGATGACTTTGTGCGTCTTCGAACGCGCCGAGCTTTTCGGGCTTTTCACGAGGAGCCCGGAACTGGCCTACGACGTGACCTGGATCGCCTCGCGCGAGGAGTGCATGCTCGATGAGAACCTTCTGACCGTAGGACGGCGCACCGCTCAGGAGAAGATCGCCTATCTCGTCGTCTTCTTGTGGAGCCGCTCCGTCGCCTGCGGCCTGACCGGCCGCAATGTGGTCGACATCACGTTAACCCAACAGCATGTGGCCGACACCCTCGGCCTCTCGCTCGTCCACACGAACAAGATGATCCGTAAGCTGGCGGAGCGGAAACTGCTGACATGGAGTGACGGTGGCTGCAGGATTCTCGATCTGGAGAGGCTTCGCCGCCTGGCGCAATGGGATGACGCGATACCTGCCAAGCGACCCTTCCTATGA
- a CDS encoding DUF1328 domain-containing protein, whose amino-acid sequence MLYWALVFLVVALIAGALGFGGIAGASAGIAQILFYIFLVLLVISLVLGLFRRAR is encoded by the coding sequence ATGCTTTATTGGGCACTTGTATTCTTGGTGGTCGCACTGATCGCCGGCGCGCTCGGCTTTGGTGGTATTGCCGGTGCATCGGCAGGCATCGCGCAGATCCTTTTCTATATATTCCTCGTTCTGCTCGTCATCTCGCTGGTCCTCGGCCTCTTCAGACGGGCGCGATAG
- a CDS encoding response regulator, whose translation MKQKLLDGLQIMLVEEEALIAMDMEQLCYDNGAARVVTFGTLSSAAAHAATASVDAAILDIRLQGQWATELGHTLAARQVPFIFATSYTDAEPIFTEFPGAIIVPKPYSDTELMQALVQATRTVRSRESS comes from the coding sequence TTGAAGCAGAAATTGTTGGACGGCCTGCAGATCATGCTGGTCGAGGAAGAAGCCCTTATTGCCATGGATATGGAGCAGCTTTGCTACGACAATGGTGCCGCCCGCGTCGTGACATTCGGCACTCTCTCTAGTGCCGCCGCACATGCGGCCACGGCATCTGTCGACGCCGCCATTCTCGACATCAGGCTGCAGGGACAATGGGCCACCGAGCTCGGCCATACACTCGCCGCCCGCCAAGTCCCCTTCATCTTCGCGACGAGCTATACGGACGCCGAACCGATCTTCACCGAGTTCCCGGGGGCGATTATCGTCCCCAAGCCGTATTCAGACACGGAGCTCATGCAGGCTCTTGTGCAAGCGACGAGAACGGTCCGCTCACGCGAGAGCAGCTGA
- a CDS encoding ATP-binding cassette domain-containing protein, whose translation MENKAPLVEMKNISIAFGGIHAVEDATVDLREGEVVALVGHNGAGKSTLIKILSGAYKRDAGTIFIKGEEAQITNPRDAKKYGIETIYQTLALADNVDAAANLFLGRELMTRWGTLDDVAMESETRKVMGRLNPRFQRFKEPVSRLSGGQRQSVAIARAIYFDARILIMDEPTAALGPQETAQVSDLVRQLKQDGIGIFLISHDIHDVFDLADRVVVMKNGQVVGTASTKDVTEDEVLGMIILGKCPPGAVPGPGALQTAAAA comes from the coding sequence ATGGAAAACAAGGCACCGCTCGTCGAGATGAAGAACATCTCGATCGCCTTTGGCGGCATCCATGCCGTCGAGGACGCCACGGTGGATCTGCGCGAAGGCGAGGTTGTGGCGCTCGTGGGGCACAATGGCGCGGGCAAGTCCACGCTGATCAAGATTCTGTCGGGCGCCTACAAGCGCGATGCGGGAACTATCTTCATCAAAGGCGAGGAAGCACAGATCACCAACCCGCGCGATGCCAAGAAATACGGCATCGAGACGATCTATCAGACGCTTGCGCTGGCCGACAATGTGGATGCGGCGGCAAATCTTTTCCTTGGCCGCGAACTGATGACGCGGTGGGGTACGCTTGATGACGTTGCCATGGAATCGGAAACGCGCAAGGTCATGGGGCGGCTCAACCCGCGCTTTCAGCGGTTCAAGGAGCCGGTAAGCCGGCTATCAGGCGGGCAGCGTCAGTCCGTGGCCATCGCCCGCGCCATCTATTTCGATGCTCGCATTCTCATCATGGACGAGCCGACCGCCGCGCTCGGTCCCCAGGAAACTGCCCAGGTCTCCGACCTGGTGCGCCAACTCAAGCAGGACGGCATAGGCATCTTCCTGATCAGCCACGACATCCACGACGTCTTCGATCTCGCCGACAGGGTCGTGGTCATGAAAAACGGCCAAGTGGTCGGTACCGCCAGCACCAAGGATGTGACCGAAGACGAGGTGCTGGGGATGATCATCCTGGGCAAATGCCCGCCCGGAGCAGTGCCCGGACCTGGCGCCCTTCAGACGGCCGCAGCGGCTTGA
- a CDS encoding AI-2E family transporter codes for MSKQATKRPPVVRLPPKSNLEYTLSRGAQISAIFLGFLGCLFVLQAGRFLLVPVSLAVIVGLMLGPVSTRLEYRGMPPALSAVVAVLVFLLVITGLATAVAAPLTTWADRVPQIWSKLQLQLISLREPLATIEGFREEIRSVTGESNVTVSVDGGSPVENVAYLAPTLLAQMLIFLASLYFFIATRHQIRNAVLTVCYDRRLRWRVAHIFRDVESQVSSYLLAIALINTGLALAVSLALWLVGVPSPLLWGVLAGILNFVIYVGPMIMAVILLGVGLASFDSFSGSLLPPLIYLSVNAMEAQFVTPMVIGKRMTLNPFIVFLAIAFWLWIWGPVGGFIAVPALLIMFAIFRNIFPGIHWNLPPEGPRNLS; via the coding sequence ATGAGCAAGCAAGCCACGAAGAGGCCGCCGGTCGTCCGGCTGCCTCCAAAGTCCAATCTCGAATACACATTGTCGCGGGGCGCCCAGATCAGCGCTATTTTCCTGGGTTTTCTGGGATGCCTCTTTGTCCTCCAGGCGGGCCGGTTCCTGCTGGTTCCGGTGAGCCTTGCCGTCATCGTCGGATTGATGCTTGGTCCGGTTTCCACGCGCCTTGAATATCGCGGCATGCCGCCGGCCCTTTCGGCTGTCGTAGCCGTCCTCGTCTTCCTGCTCGTCATCACCGGCCTTGCTACGGCGGTGGCCGCTCCCTTGACCACCTGGGCAGACCGGGTGCCGCAAATCTGGAGCAAGCTGCAGCTGCAACTGATCAGCCTGCGCGAGCCGCTGGCGACGATCGAGGGCTTTCGCGAGGAAATCCGGTCGGTCACAGGGGAATCGAACGTGACCGTTTCGGTGGATGGTGGCTCGCCTGTCGAAAATGTCGCCTATCTAGCGCCAACCCTGCTCGCTCAGATGCTCATCTTCCTGGCCAGCCTCTATTTCTTCATCGCCACGCGGCACCAGATCCGCAACGCCGTTCTGACCGTTTGCTACGATAGGCGGCTGCGGTGGCGGGTCGCCCATATCTTCCGTGACGTCGAAAGCCAGGTGTCGAGCTACCTGCTGGCCATAGCGCTGATCAACACCGGGCTCGCCCTCGCGGTAAGCTTGGCCCTGTGGCTGGTGGGCGTCCCTTCGCCCCTGCTCTGGGGGGTGCTCGCGGGCATCCTGAATTTCGTCATCTACGTCGGCCCAATGATCATGGCGGTCATACTGCTCGGTGTCGGGCTGGCGAGCTTCGACAGCTTCTCCGGGAGTCTGCTCCCGCCATTGATCTACCTTTCCGTCAACGCGATGGAAGCGCAGTTCGTGACGCCGATGGTGATCGGCAAACGCATGACGCTTAATCCCTTCATCGTGTTCCTCGCCATCGCCTTCTGGCTCTGGATCTGGGGTCCGGTGGGCGGCTTCATAGCCGTTCCAGCTCTGCTGATCATGTTTGCGATCTTCCGCAACATCTTTCCGGGTATCCACTGGAACCTCCCACCCGAGGGACCGCGCAACTTATCATAG
- a CDS encoding response regulator — MSLSARIAPHLPYLRRFSRAVSGTQSSGDALVAATLEALIADTSIFPKASNDRIALFKLFTKLFGTFDIRVPETSPTTAWEKRAITNLSTLAPLPRQAFLLVAVEGFDPSEAAEILDMEEDKVNALLQDASAEISRQVATDIMIIEDEPLIAMDIEEMVESLGHRVVGTARTHQEATAMFHKTNPRMVLADIQLADGSSGIDAVNEILASTPVPVIFITAFPERLLTGERPEPAFLVTKPFNPDMVKALISQALFFDSQARVSAA, encoded by the coding sequence ATGAGCTTGTCAGCGAGGATTGCCCCCCACCTTCCATATCTGCGCCGCTTCTCCCGCGCAGTTTCAGGTACCCAGTCCAGCGGTGATGCGCTGGTGGCGGCAACGTTGGAAGCGTTGATAGCGGATACATCGATCTTTCCCAAAGCATCAAATGACCGCATCGCCCTTTTCAAACTGTTCACAAAGCTGTTCGGGACGTTCGACATCCGCGTGCCGGAGACCTCGCCCACGACCGCGTGGGAGAAGCGCGCCATCACCAATCTTTCCACGCTCGCCCCGCTTCCCCGCCAGGCGTTCCTCCTCGTCGCCGTCGAGGGCTTTGATCCCTCGGAGGCGGCCGAGATACTGGACATGGAGGAAGACAAGGTGAACGCCCTGCTGCAGGACGCGAGCGCCGAAATTTCCCGCCAGGTCGCAACGGACATCATGATCATTGAGGACGAGCCCCTGATCGCCATGGACATTGAGGAGATGGTCGAGAGCCTCGGGCACAGGGTCGTGGGCACCGCGCGCACCCATCAGGAGGCAACGGCGATGTTCCACAAGACCAACCCGCGAATGGTGCTGGCCGACATACAGCTTGCCGACGGCAGCTCCGGCATCGACGCCGTCAACGAGATACTGGCGTCCACACCTGTGCCGGTGATCTTCATCACGGCCTTCCCCGAACGTCTGCTGACGGGCGAACGGCCCGAGCCGGCCTTTCTCGTCACCAAGCCGTTCAACCCGGACATGGTCAAGGCGCTCATCAGCCAGGCGCTCTTCTTCGACAGTCAGGCGCGCGTTTCAGCGGCCTGA
- a CDS encoding DUF883 family protein produces MPTTGTKSTKADVQAKEPDLEADIRQLREDITQLTQHLKQTGNRSVSRAQRAAKESVDQLKGSAQDLESELVESVREKPLTAVALAAGAGFLLAMIMRR; encoded by the coding sequence ATGCCAACCACCGGGACGAAGAGCACCAAGGCGGATGTGCAGGCTAAAGAACCCGATCTTGAGGCCGATATCCGGCAGTTGCGAGAAGACATCACGCAGTTGACGCAGCATCTCAAGCAGACGGGCAACAGATCCGTTTCCCGGGCCCAGCGCGCGGCGAAGGAAAGCGTCGACCAACTGAAGGGCAGCGCCCAGGATCTTGAAAGCGAACTGGTCGAGAGCGTTCGGGAGAAGCCGCTTACGGCCGTGGCGCTGGCTGCCGGGGCGGGGTTCCTGCTGGCCATGATCATGCGCCGCTAG
- the xylF gene encoding D-xylose ABC transporter substrate-binding protein translates to MKKTVTAVLAGLTLSLSLSTAALAEGKTIGVSWSNFQEERWKTDEAAIKAQIEADGNTYVSADAQSSASKQLTDVEALIAQGADALIILAQDSSAIGPAVEKAVNEGIPVVGYDRLIENPDAFYLTFDNKEVGRMQARAVYEVQPTGNYAFIKGSSADPNADFLFEGQMEVLKPHIESGDITNVGEAYTDGWLPANAQKNMEQILTANNNEVDAVVASNDGTAGGVVAALEAQGLAGSVPVSGQDGDHAALNRIALGTQTVSVWKDARELGKAAAEIANALAEGTAMADVEGAVKWSDGPQGVEMNAIFLKPVPITRDNLDVVIDAGWVTKDVVCQGVEAGKVDVCG, encoded by the coding sequence ATGAAGAAGACTGTCACCGCCGTGCTGGCGGGTCTCACGCTGTCACTGTCGCTTTCGACGGCAGCCCTTGCAGAAGGCAAGACCATCGGCGTTTCCTGGTCGAATTTTCAGGAAGAGCGCTGGAAGACTGATGAGGCTGCCATCAAGGCTCAGATCGAGGCTGACGGCAATACCTATGTATCCGCCGACGCCCAGTCTTCGGCTTCCAAGCAGCTCACTGATGTCGAAGCGCTGATTGCGCAGGGTGCCGACGCGCTCATCATCCTGGCGCAGGACTCCTCCGCCATCGGCCCGGCGGTTGAAAAGGCTGTCAATGAAGGCATTCCGGTCGTCGGTTACGATCGTCTGATCGAGAATCCCGACGCCTTCTATCTCACCTTCGACAACAAGGAAGTCGGACGTATGCAGGCGCGAGCCGTCTACGAGGTGCAGCCGACGGGCAACTACGCCTTCATCAAGGGCTCCTCGGCCGATCCGAATGCCGATTTCCTGTTCGAGGGCCAGATGGAGGTGCTCAAGCCCCACATCGAGTCCGGCGATATCACCAATGTCGGCGAGGCTTATACGGATGGCTGGCTGCCGGCCAACGCCCAGAAGAACATGGAGCAGATCCTGACCGCCAACAACAATGAGGTGGACGCGGTCGTCGCCTCCAACGATGGCACGGCCGGCGGCGTCGTGGCCGCACTTGAAGCGCAGGGTCTGGCCGGTTCCGTCCCGGTCTCCGGCCAGGACGGCGACCATGCTGCGCTCAACCGCATCGCGCTGGGCACGCAGACCGTGTCGGTGTGGAAGGATGCGCGCGAACTAGGCAAGGCGGCGGCGGAGATCGCCAATGCGCTGGCCGAGGGCACCGCGATGGCGGATGTCGAGGGCGCGGTTAAGTGGTCCGACGGCCCGCAGGGCGTGGAGATGAACGCCATCTTCCTGAAGCCTGTGCCGATCACTCGCGACAATCTCGACGTCGTCATCGACGCGGGCTGGGTAACCAAGGACGTTGTGTGTCAGGGCGTCGAAGCTGGTAAGGTAGACGTCTGCGGCTAA
- a CDS encoding NepR family anti-sigma factor: MEHKKFETIRSARRRGDGRDPLGTNSEIARKLKQYYDDIVSEEVPDRFTSLLSQLEEREESSSPTEKD; the protein is encoded by the coding sequence ATGGAACACAAGAAGTTCGAAACCATCCGGAGTGCGCGGAGGCGGGGTGACGGGCGGGATCCGCTCGGCACGAACAGCGAGATCGCGCGCAAGCTGAAGCAGTATTATGACGATATCGTCTCGGAAGAGGTTCCGGACCGCTTCACCAGTCTGCTCAGTCAACTCGAAGAACGCGAAGAGTCGTCCTCGCCGACTGAGAAGGACTAG
- a CDS encoding sugar ABC transporter permease, with protein sequence MAEATSGVQGQGASASSSGAAQRFLKATELDTRMLGMLGALGIIWLGFHFLSDGLFLTPRNLWNLSVQSASIAVMSTGMVLVIVTRNIDLSVGSLLGFVGMVMGVTQTEFLPDLLGFGHPATWVLALGMGILVGAVIGALQGYIIAFMGVPAFIVTLGGLLVWRGAAWWVTSGRTVAPMDSTFRLIGGGPQGAIGSTWSWIVGLIACAAVISMLFAGRRQRRKFNFPLRPLWAEAFLGAVGCTFILGFVWVVNSYPWPSGIVRRYAEAHNITIPEGGLFIAHGIAIPVLIAIGVGVVMSFIALRTRFGRYVFAIGGNPEAAELAGINTRWVVMKIFILMGVLVAIASAISTARLNAATNALGTLDELLVIAAAVIGGTSLGGGVGTIAGAMIGAVLMQSLATGMILLGVDTPLQNIVVGLVLVLAVWLDTIYRKRMQ encoded by the coding sequence ATGGCGGAGGCTACGTCTGGGGTACAAGGACAGGGTGCGTCCGCATCGTCCAGCGGTGCTGCGCAGCGCTTCCTGAAGGCCACCGAACTCGACACGCGCATGCTGGGGATGCTGGGAGCGCTCGGCATCATCTGGCTCGGGTTCCATTTCCTGTCGGACGGCCTGTTTCTGACGCCCCGCAATCTTTGGAACCTGTCCGTTCAGTCGGCATCGATCGCCGTCATGTCGACCGGGATGGTGCTGGTGATCGTGACGCGCAATATCGATCTTTCGGTGGGCTCGCTGCTGGGATTTGTCGGCATGGTGATGGGTGTCACGCAAACCGAGTTCCTGCCTGACCTCCTTGGCTTCGGGCATCCCGCCACCTGGGTTTTGGCGCTCGGCATGGGCATTCTCGTCGGCGCGGTGATCGGCGCCCTGCAGGGCTATATCATCGCCTTCATGGGCGTGCCTGCCTTCATCGTCACGCTGGGCGGGCTGCTCGTGTGGCGTGGTGCTGCCTGGTGGGTGACGAGCGGGCGGACGGTGGCGCCGATGGATTCCACCTTCCGCCTCATCGGCGGCGGTCCGCAGGGCGCGATCGGCTCCACCTGGAGCTGGATCGTCGGCCTGATCGCCTGCGCGGCCGTGATCTCGATGCTCTTCGCCGGACGCCGTCAGCGGCGCAAGTTCAACTTCCCGCTGCGGCCGCTCTGGGCCGAAGCCTTTCTCGGCGCGGTCGGCTGTACCTTCATCCTTGGCTTCGTCTGGGTCGTCAATTCCTATCCGTGGCCGAGCGGCATCGTTCGCCGATATGCGGAGGCGCACAACATCACCATTCCCGAGGGCGGGCTTTTCATCGCCCACGGTATCGCCATTCCGGTGCTGATCGCCATCGGCGTCGGCGTCGTCATGTCCTTCATCGCCCTGCGCACCCGCTTCGGACGTTATGTCTTCGCCATCGGTGGAAACCCTGAGGCGGCGGAGCTGGCCGGCATCAATACCCGCTGGGTAGTGATGAAGATATTCATTCTGATGGGCGTCCTGGTGGCCATCGCCTCGGCCATTTCGACCGCCCGGCTTAACGCGGCGACGAATGCGCTGGGCACGCTGGACGAGCTTCTGGTGATCGCCGCGGCGGTCATCGGCGGCACGTCCTTGGGCGGCGGTGTCGGCACGATCGCGGGCGCGATGATAGGCGCCGTGCTGATGCAGTCCCTGGCTACCGGAATGATCCTGCTGGGCGTCGACACGCCGCTGCAGAATATCGTCGTGGGGCTGGTCCTGGTTTTGGCCGTCTGGCTGGACACGATCTACCGCAAGCGCATGCAGTAG
- a CDS encoding CRTAC1 family protein, protein MRTAIAITALLACIPASIAGPVSDVPAMQEEAVEAGIDHAYRGPWEYFVGGGAASFDCNGDRMPDLLIAGGKLPAKLYINRSNTGGRLRFEAVETGLKPRDLEKVLGAYPLDIDNDGYQDLVLLRLGENILLKGGPECRFEPANEAFAFEGGREWTTAFSATWEEGNAYPTLAIGNYVDRTAPGAPWGTCHDNALYRPAQGEEGPLYDDRRPLAPGYCTLSMLFTDWNRSGTQDLRITNDRHYYRGGEEQLWHVEPGRAPRLFSRSEGWRHLTIWGMGIAEGDIDGNGYPEYALTSMGDTKLQRLDEEAAEDRPIYTDIAFERGATAHRPYKGRDLKPSTGWHAEFADFNNDSLLDLFIAKGNVEQMPDFAAIDPDNLLLGQWDGSFAEAGGTAGIGLPTKGRGAVVEDFNADGLLDLLVVNREQPASLFRNLGAKSEAGPRPGGNFVAIELAQKGPNRNAVGALVSVKIGTRTVNRTVQVGGGHASGRTGFVHAGVGTSERAEIRVKWPDSEWSPPYRVFANNFVRIERGAVEARYWYPRE, encoded by the coding sequence ATGCGGACCGCGATTGCGATAACAGCGCTACTGGCTTGCATCCCGGCAAGCATCGCCGGCCCCGTCAGCGATGTTCCTGCGATGCAGGAGGAGGCGGTCGAAGCCGGCATCGACCACGCCTATCGGGGCCCCTGGGAATATTTCGTAGGCGGCGGCGCAGCCTCCTTCGACTGCAACGGCGACCGCATGCCGGACCTCCTCATTGCGGGTGGCAAGCTGCCGGCGAAGCTCTACATCAATCGGAGCAACACCGGTGGCCGCCTTCGTTTCGAGGCGGTCGAGACCGGGTTGAAGCCTCGCGATCTCGAAAAGGTGCTCGGTGCATACCCGCTCGATATCGACAATGACGGTTACCAGGACCTCGTGCTGCTGCGCCTCGGCGAGAACATCCTCTTGAAAGGCGGGCCGGAATGCCGCTTCGAGCCGGCCAACGAAGCCTTCGCCTTCGAGGGCGGGCGCGAATGGACCACCGCCTTTTCCGCCACATGGGAGGAAGGCAACGCCTACCCGACTTTGGCCATCGGCAACTATGTGGATCGCACCGCCCCCGGCGCACCCTGGGGCACCTGCCACGACAATGCTCTATACCGCCCCGCGCAAGGGGAAGAAGGGCCGCTGTATGACGACCGCCGCCCGCTGGCGCCCGGCTATTGCACCCTGTCCATGCTGTTCACCGATTGGAACCGCTCGGGTACGCAGGACTTGCGGATCACCAATGACCGGCACTATTATCGCGGCGGCGAGGAACAGCTCTGGCACGTGGAGCCGGGCCGCGCGCCCCGGCTCTTCAGCCGGTCGGAGGGCTGGCGGCATCTGACGATCTGGGGGATGGGCATCGCCGAGGGCGACATCGACGGCAACGGCTACCCCGAATACGCTCTCACCTCGATGGGCGACACCAAGCTGCAGCGCCTCGACGAGGAGGCGGCGGAAGACCGTCCGATCTACACCGACATCGCCTTCGAGCGCGGCGCGACAGCGCACCGGCCCTACAAGGGCAGGGATCTGAAGCCCTCCACCGGCTGGCATGCGGAGTTCGCCGACTTCAACAATGACAGCCTGCTCGACCTCTTCATCGCCAAGGGCAATGTCGAGCAGATGCCCGATTTCGCCGCCATCGATCCCGACAATCTCCTGCTCGGCCAGTGGGACGGTTCTTTCGCGGAAGCGGGCGGCACGGCGGGCATCGGTCTGCCCACAAAGGGCCGCGGCGCGGTGGTCGAGGATTTCAATGCCGACGGCCTCCTGGATCTGTTGGTCGTCAACCGCGAGCAGCCCGCGTCCCTGTTCCGCAATCTCGGTGCGAAAAGCGAGGCGGGCCCGAGGCCGGGCGGCAACTTCGTCGCCATAGAACTCGCCCAGAAAGGCCCCAACCGGAACGCGGTGGGCGCGCTCGTTTCGGTGAAGATCGGTACCCGCACGGTCAACCGCACCGTCCAGGTCGGCGGCGGGCATGCCTCGGGACGAACCGGCTTCGTCCACGCCGGCGTCGGCACCTCCGAGCGCGCCGAAATCCGCGTCAAATGGCCTGACAGCGAATGGAGCCCGCCCTACCGCGTCTTCGCCAACAATTTCGTGCGGATAGAGCGTGGCGCGGTGGAAGCGCGGTACTGGTACCCGCGGGAGTAA
- a CDS encoding ROK family protein, translating to MTVGIRHDEMRKRNRAMVIAAVRQADRPSRTHIARVTGLSHSTISAIASDLIEEGIMREVPPGEAAAPRRGRPQIAIAPDPEAARVVCLILSFNSLSAVLVDYCGAPVARYGYRLPTLALSRQELMDATVDAVRKVTAGHGQIMRIGIAVQGIADSAGREMLWSPISPHANVAFGPLLEDVFSVPVTVHNDCNLIAAALRWLRPERYRDNFVAILLSHGIGMGLMLNGHMFTGEHSSGCEFGHMNHRPDGPLCRCGKRGCIEAFAGNYAIWRRAHGKSPLEKPIADIDASEMEALANAARAGGERAGEAFREAAEALGYGLGNLFALIDPAPIAVVGQGTAAFDLLEPGIRRYLAQTAGGQHADAISFETESNEVPLIEHGCAMTALTSLDRDYFAPALHLALPVGAPGREDVA from the coding sequence ATGACGGTCGGAATCCGTCACGACGAGATGCGCAAGCGCAATCGGGCGATGGTCATTGCCGCAGTCCGCCAGGCGGACAGGCCCTCGCGCACGCACATCGCGCGTGTGACAGGCCTCAGCCATTCCACCATCTCCGCCATTGCCTCCGATCTCATCGAAGAGGGCATCATGCGCGAGGTGCCGCCCGGCGAAGCCGCCGCGCCGCGGCGCGGACGGCCGCAAATTGCCATCGCACCCGATCCCGAGGCCGCCCGCGTCGTCTGCCTCATCCTGTCCTTCAACAGCCTGTCGGCCGTGCTGGTGGACTATTGCGGCGCACCCGTCGCCCGGTACGGCTACCGCCTGCCGACACTGGCTCTGAGCCGCCAGGAGCTGATGGATGCGACCGTGGATGCAGTGAGGAAGGTCACCGCCGGCCATGGGCAGATCATGCGCATAGGCATCGCCGTGCAGGGCATTGCCGATTCGGCTGGCAGGGAAATGCTGTGGTCACCCATCAGCCCCCACGCGAATGTCGCCTTCGGCCCGTTGCTGGAGGATGTTTTTTCGGTTCCGGTGACGGTCCACAACGACTGCAATCTCATCGCCGCCGCCCTGCGCTGGCTCCGGCCCGAGCGCTATCGGGACAATTTTGTTGCGATCCTCCTGTCCCACGGCATCGGCATGGGCCTGATGCTGAACGGCCATATGTTCACGGGCGAGCATTCGTCCGGCTGCGAGTTCGGCCATATGAACCACCGGCCGGACGGGCCCCTCTGCCGCTGCGGCAAGCGCGGCTGTATTGAGGCCTTTGCCGGCAACTACGCGATCTGGCGGCGCGCCCATGGCAAGAGCCCGTTAGAAAAGCCCATCGCCGACATCGACGCTTCGGAGATGGAAGCACTCGCCAATGCCGCCCGGGCCGGCGGCGAGCGGGCTGGCGAGGCCTTCCGCGAGGCCGCCGAGGCGCTCGGCTACGGGCTGGGCAATCTGTTCGCGCTGATCGATCCCGCGCCCATTGCCGTGGTCGGACAGGGCACGGCGGCGTTCGACCTCCTGGAACCGGGAATACGCCGGTATCTGGCACAGACGGCTGGCGGTCAGCATGCCGACGCCATCAGCTTTGAGACGGAGAGCAACGAGGTTCCCCTGATCGAGCATGGATGCGCAATGACCGCTCTGACCAGCCTGGATAGAGACTATTTTGCGCCGGCCCTCCATCTGGCCCTGCCGGTCGGCGCCCCGGGAAGGGAGGACGTCGCATGA